The Clostridium sp. AWRP genome has a window encoding:
- a CDS encoding DUF116 domain-containing protein, producing the protein MENCITYFLRDESKNSNEYYKCISNFSNEVVEKIQIEADNIIEDFINFIKNNSIEELRSREEYELEFLIIGVLWRTYITKALKADRLSLNVLKLLFNLRTKSKFLRKSADNLRGRLACKYLLKKEVKPSSVSYGESDFEKLLLWLTASGEFKYECKRMNTWLLFLKNSSEEYIIKVNKCAFKISLWFEKRSREVLGLYTPNVQKFLNTNYRFYGIREDNILCGRKEVEYHLNMVGAEILSNAFRKLFVKTKERKVLLPACICLKPEGVCKRKKVKDGFLCGNCSKSCRVNELTKLGKSHNFQVLIVPHETDAFSNAKNIRYGDVGVVGVACVLNLIEGGLKARNLNLVPQCVILDYCGCKSHWDNNGIQTDINCKKLFEILRVDENM; encoded by the coding sequence ATGGAAAATTGTATAACCTATTTTCTTAGAGATGAATCTAAAAATTCAAATGAATACTACAAGTGTATATCCAACTTTTCAAATGAAGTCGTGGAAAAAATTCAAATAGAAGCAGATAATATAATAGAAGACTTTATAAATTTTATTAAGAATAATAGTATAGAAGAACTTAGAAGTAGAGAAGAGTATGAACTTGAATTCTTAATCATTGGAGTTTTATGGAGAACTTATATAACAAAAGCTTTAAAGGCAGATAGACTGTCTTTGAATGTTTTAAAACTTCTATTTAATTTAAGGACAAAATCAAAATTTTTAAGAAAAAGTGCCGATAATTTAAGGGGAAGGCTTGCCTGTAAATATCTTTTAAAGAAAGAAGTAAAGCCTTCTTCTGTGTCTTATGGTGAAAGCGACTTTGAAAAATTACTACTTTGGTTAACTGCTTCAGGGGAATTCAAATATGAATGTAAGAGAATGAACACATGGCTGCTATTTTTAAAAAATAGCAGTGAAGAATATATTATAAAAGTAAACAAGTGTGCCTTTAAAATATCACTGTGGTTTGAAAAAAGATCCAGGGAGGTACTCGGCTTGTATACTCCAAATGTACAGAAATTTTTAAACACCAACTATAGGTTTTATGGAATAAGAGAGGATAATATTTTATGTGGTAGGAAGGAAGTTGAGTACCATCTAAATATGGTGGGAGCAGAGATATTAAGTAATGCATTTAGAAAGTTATTTGTTAAGACAAAGGAAAGAAAAGTACTCCTGCCTGCTTGCATTTGCTTAAAACCAGAAGGGGTATGCAAGAGAAAAAAGGTCAAAGATGGTTTCTTGTGTGGAAATTGTTCTAAAAGCTGCAGGGTAAATGAGCTTACGAAACTTGGAAAATCCCATAACTTTCAAGTTCTAATTGTTCCCCACGAAACCGATGCCTTTTCAAATGCAAAAAATATTAGATATGGAGATGTGGGCGTTGTAGGCGTGGCTTGTGTACTCAACCTAATAGAAGGTGGGCTAAAGGCTAGGAACTTAAACCTTGTCCCACAATGTGTTATCCTTGATTATTGCGGATGCAAAAGTCATTGGGATAACAATGGAATACAGACGGATATCAACTGCAAAAAGTTATTTGAAATTTTGCGAGTTGATGAAAACATGTGA
- a CDS encoding GntR family transcriptional regulator — protein MLVQIDFESEMPIYEQLRRQIIEGIASGNLKLGESLPSVRQLAEDIGINLHTVNKAYNALKSDGYLNVDRRTGAVVSGTFPESTEEFDKKLKEEFIYLICEAHLRGKKMEDILSLCSDIFKQYIKKDK, from the coding sequence ATGTTAGTGCAAATAGATTTTGAATCAGAAATGCCTATATATGAACAGCTTAGGAGGCAAATAATAGAAGGAATAGCCTCTGGTAATCTAAAACTAGGAGAGAGCCTTCCTTCTGTAAGACAACTGGCAGAAGATATTGGAATAAATCTTCATACAGTAAACAAAGCATATAATGCGTTAAAGTCAGATGGCTACTTGAATGTAGATAGGAGAACAGGAGCTGTAGTAAGTGGAACATTCCCTGAAAGTACAGAGGAGTTTGACAAAAAACTTAAGGAGGAATTTATTTACTTGATATGTGAAGCTCATTTAAGGGGAAAAAAGATGGAAGATATTTTAAGTCTGTGTTCCGATATATTTAAGCAATATATTAAAAAAGATAAATAA
- a CDS encoding methionine ABC transporter permease: MGFSETFQEILLPAIGQTFYMVIVSTILAVIIGFIPAILLVVTEPGGLKPNKVVYKILDAIVNLLRSFPFIILMIAIFPFTKLIVGKTIGTTAAIVPITIAAAPFASRVIESSLKEIDPGIIEAAKSFGASNMQIIFKVMIKEALPSIVLGITLTVISVVGCSAMAGTVGGGGLGDVAVKYGYYRFQTDIMVYTVIILIIFVQVLQTIGNLIYKKLNK, from the coding sequence ATGGGATTTAGTGAAACATTTCAAGAAATACTACTTCCTGCTATTGGACAAACATTTTATATGGTTATAGTTTCTACAATACTTGCAGTAATTATAGGATTTATACCTGCTATTTTGCTAGTTGTAACTGAACCTGGTGGATTAAAGCCTAATAAAGTGGTATACAAGATACTGGATGCAATAGTAAATTTATTGAGATCATTTCCTTTTATAATACTTATGATAGCAATTTTTCCTTTTACAAAACTTATTGTTGGAAAAACCATAGGTACAACAGCAGCAATAGTTCCTATTACAATAGCAGCAGCACCTTTTGCATCGAGAGTAATTGAATCTTCACTTAAAGAGATAGACCCGGGAATAATAGAAGCTGCAAAGTCTTTTGGCGCAAGTAATATGCAGATAATATTTAAAGTTATGATTAAAGAAGCACTTCCATCTATAGTGCTTGGTATAACACTTACTGTAATAAGCGTAGTTGGATGTTCAGCTATGGCAGGTACAGTAGGTGGAGGTGGACTTGGAGATGTGGCAGTAAAGTATGGATATTATAGATTTCAGACTGACATAATGGTATACACTGTAATAATACTCATAATTTTTGTCCAGGTACTTCAAACTATAGGAAATCTTATATATAAAAAGCTTAACAAATAA
- a CDS encoding LysM peptidoglycan-binding domain-containing protein — translation MNFKKIRTMLFAALLCTLSFTQVHAASYTVKPGDSLFKIGVLFKTNATTIINNNGLSGTSIYPGQALYINSKTYTVQASDTLYLISKKFGISLDTLIAANSNVSSYIYPGQVLNIPSGYVFKETASPKYIISCTDNEVDLLARLVTAEAESEPYTAKVAVAAAVINRVQSSQFPSTLKDVIYQVSYGYYQFTPVLNGWINKPASDSSRKAALEALYGSDPTKGAIYYFDDSTTNTWLWSKPIALRVGKLIFTY, via the coding sequence ATGAATTTTAAAAAAATCAGGACAATGTTATTTGCCGCATTGTTGTGCACATTATCTTTTACTCAAGTACATGCAGCCAGTTACACTGTAAAACCTGGTGACTCTCTATTTAAAATAGGAGTATTATTTAAAACAAATGCAACTACAATCATTAATAACAATGGCTTAAGTGGAACTAGTATATATCCAGGTCAAGCTCTATATATTAATTCAAAGACCTATACTGTACAAGCCTCTGATACGCTTTACTTGATATCAAAAAAATTTGGCATATCTCTTGATACTTTAATTGCTGCCAATAGTAATGTAAGCAGTTATATCTACCCTGGACAAGTATTAAACATTCCTTCAGGTTACGTTTTTAAAGAGACAGCCTCTCCAAAATATATAATTTCCTGTACTGACAACGAGGTAGATTTGCTTGCAAGACTTGTAACTGCTGAAGCAGAAAGTGAACCTTATACAGCTAAAGTAGCCGTAGCTGCTGCAGTTATAAATAGAGTTCAAAGTTCTCAGTTTCCATCTACATTAAAAGACGTAATATACCAGGTATCCTATGGATATTATCAATTTACTCCAGTATTAAATGGATGGATAAACAAACCTGCTTCTGATAGTTCTAGGAAAGCTGCTTTAGAAGCATTATATGGTTCTGATCCAACAAAAGGAGCTATTTATTATTTTGATGATTCAACTACAAATACTTGGCTCTGGTCAAAACCCATTGCTTTAAGAGTTGGGAAACTAATATTCACATACTAG
- a CDS encoding DUF2089 domain-containing protein: protein MTYKIISKCPVCSSKLLISKIKCPKCNTVIENDFEMSKFEYLTDSQLKFIEVFLKNRGNIKDVEKELGISYPTVRAKLDEVITALGYNVAKTNTVDKKKVVDMLDKGEITADQAIKMLNE from the coding sequence TTGACATATAAAATTATTAGCAAATGCCCTGTTTGTTCTTCTAAACTTCTAATTTCAAAGATAAAGTGTCCTAAATGTAATACTGTAATTGAAAATGATTTTGAAATGTCAAAGTTTGAATATCTTACAGACAGCCAACTGAAATTTATAGAAGTTTTCCTAAAAAACAGAGGAAACATAAAGGATGTGGAAAAAGAACTTGGAATATCTTACCCTACTGTAAGGGCAAAACTAGATGAGGTCATAACAGCACTTGGATATAATGTGGCAAAAACCAATACTGTTGATAAAAAGAAAGTAGTAGATATGCTTGATAAAGGTGAAATAACTGCAGATCAGGCTATTAAAATGTTGAATGAATAA
- a CDS encoding pyridoxal phosphate-dependent aminotransferase — MISNKMKEHVSKSSIIRAMFEEGKRLASIYGEENVFDFSLGNPNVEPPEAIKKAVNEIMSEESPNMVHGYMSNSGYEDVRAKIAEHINNKYNLKLTENNLVMTCGAAGGLNIIFKTLLNPGDEVITFSPFFGEYENYVDNFGGKLVIVPSNTETFEPDLNALEQSINAKTKAIIINSPNNPTGIIYSEKLIKDLSQLLDKKQEQLGTSIYLISDEPYREIAYDGVKVPYILNYYRNSMVGYSYSKSLSLPGERIGYVVCSSDMDDFKDVMPALNVANRILGFVNAPSLFQRVIAKCLDSSVDMNIYKKNRDLLYNHLVKIGFSCVKPEGAFYLFPKSLIADDVEFAKEAKKFNLLIVPGSSFKCPGHFRLSYCISYDKIEKSLDSFDKLAKKYL; from the coding sequence ATGATATCCAATAAAATGAAAGAACATGTATCTAAAAGTTCTATAATAAGAGCTATGTTTGAAGAAGGAAAGAGACTAGCTTCAATTTATGGGGAAGAAAATGTATTTGACTTTAGTTTGGGGAATCCAAATGTAGAACCACCTGAGGCTATAAAAAAGGCTGTAAATGAAATCATGTCCGAGGAATCTCCAAATATGGTTCATGGGTACATGAGCAATTCAGGTTATGAAGATGTAAGGGCTAAAATCGCAGAACACATAAATAACAAATACAATTTGAAGCTTACTGAAAATAATTTGGTAATGACCTGCGGTGCAGCAGGAGGACTTAATATAATTTTCAAAACTCTTTTGAATCCAGGAGATGAAGTTATTACATTTTCACCCTTCTTTGGAGAGTATGAGAATTATGTAGATAATTTTGGTGGTAAACTTGTAATAGTACCTTCAAATACAGAAACTTTTGAGCCAGATTTAAATGCATTGGAGCAATCCATAAATGCTAAAACAAAAGCAATAATCATAAATTCACCAAACAATCCTACAGGAATAATTTATTCGGAAAAGCTTATTAAAGATTTATCACAGCTTTTAGACAAGAAACAGGAACAACTTGGTACCAGTATATACTTAATTTCAGATGAACCCTACAGGGAAATAGCTTATGATGGAGTAAAGGTTCCATACATATTGAATTATTATAGAAATTCTATGGTAGGCTATTCTTATAGCAAATCCCTTTCGCTTCCAGGTGAGAGAATAGGATATGTAGTTTGCAGTAGTGATATGGATGATTTTAAAGATGTAATGCCTGCCCTTAATGTGGCAAATAGAATTTTAGGTTTTGTAAATGCACCATCTTTATTTCAAAGGGTAATTGCAAAATGTCTGGATTCAAGCGTAGATATGAATATATATAAGAAGAACAGAGATTTACTATACAATCATCTTGTTAAAATAGGATTTTCCTGTGTTAAGCCTGAAGGTGCCTTTTATTTATTCCCTAAGTCATTAATTGCTGATGATGTTGAATTTGCAAAGGAAGCAAAAAAATTTAACCTGCTCATAGTTCCAGGCTCATCCTTTAAATGTCCTGGTCACTTTAGACTTTCCTATTGTATTTCTTATGATAAAATAGAGAAATCTTTAGACAGTTTTGATAAACTTGCAAAGAAATATCTTTAA
- a CDS encoding DUF5808 domain-containing protein, producing the protein MKDNLFMCIYLFFIFVIILVINMLTPKFTRKEIVFGVRIPEDKIDSDEIKHIKAQFVKNNLIIGIPFIILFSVLNYSVLNVGMILFTTFAFVFIIFLIYLISNRAMKNLKSQKLWFQGKKQVVTVDTSFSRSKSNMLVSAWFFLIPAAIIIVNIILGYMNYGSLPYKVPTHWDFSGNVTGYQFKSRFLIWEMPITQIFTTFIFFIVYKGIGWSKQQISSIDPEASVKKNSIFRRSWSIYMVTFAVVTNLLLTVATVQIFRVFNVSNTFSIIIIVGFLLVTILSSIVLAFKIGQGGSNIKFKNDDEKIKSNFGDKDDDKCWVLGNSIYYNKNDPSLFVEKRFGIGWTINAGRPLGMAIYIGIIVIIIVTIVISVFSGK; encoded by the coding sequence ATGAAAGATAATTTGTTTATGTGTATATATTTATTTTTTATTTTTGTGATAATACTCGTAATCAATATGTTGACTCCTAAATTTACAAGAAAAGAAATTGTATTTGGAGTAAGAATCCCTGAAGATAAGATTGATTCAGATGAAATTAAGCATATAAAAGCACAATTTGTAAAGAATAATTTAATTATAGGAATTCCTTTTATTATTTTATTTAGTGTTTTAAATTATAGTGTTTTAAATGTAGGTATGATTTTGTTTACTACTTTTGCCTTTGTATTCATAATTTTTCTAATATATCTTATATCAAACAGAGCTATGAAAAATCTTAAGTCACAAAAGTTGTGGTTTCAAGGCAAAAAACAGGTTGTAACTGTAGACACTAGCTTTTCTAGAAGCAAAAGTAATATGCTTGTATCAGCTTGGTTTTTCTTGATACCTGCAGCTATCATTATAGTAAATATAATTTTAGGATATATGAATTATGGCTCTCTACCTTATAAAGTTCCTACACACTGGGATTTTTCCGGTAATGTAACAGGATATCAATTTAAATCCAGGTTTCTAATTTGGGAGATGCCAATTACTCAGATTTTTACTACTTTTATATTTTTTATAGTCTACAAGGGAATTGGATGGTCAAAACAGCAGATTAGTTCTATAGACCCAGAAGCATCTGTAAAGAAAAATAGTATATTTAGAAGAAGCTGGTCCATATATATGGTTACCTTTGCTGTAGTAACTAATCTTTTACTAACTGTTGCTACTGTTCAGATATTTAGAGTATTTAATGTAAGTAATACCTTTTCAATCATCATAATAGTGGGTTTTCTACTAGTTACAATTTTAAGTAGTATAGTTCTAGCTTTTAAAATTGGTCAGGGTGGAAGCAATATAAAATTTAAGAATGATGATGAAAAAATCAAATCTAATTTTGGAGATAAAGATGATGATAAGTGCTGGGTACTAGGAAATAGTATATATTATAACAAGAATGATCCATCCTTATTTGTGGAAAAAAGATTTGGCATAGGCTGGACTATAAATGCAGGCAGGCCACTTGGAATGGCTATATATATAGGCATTATTGTGATTATAATTGTAACTATAGTAATTTCTGTTTTTAGTGGAAAGTAA
- a CDS encoding MarR family transcriptional regulator, which yields MSSLDKSIGMYINSVNRKILRFLSLNLKKYNITTEQWSVLLSLTEEDGVNQKQLAKKVDKDQATLVRILDILERKKLVIRKKSTEDRRSFLIYVTPEGKKLKQEVYPFIEHLFTNITNEISKDQLDLFIDTLNKFEKNISVEEKKISKK from the coding sequence ATGAGTTCTCTTGATAAGTCCATTGGTATGTATATAAACTCTGTTAATAGAAAAATTTTAAGATTTTTATCTTTAAATCTTAAAAAATATAATATAACAACAGAACAGTGGTCAGTATTATTGTCTTTAACAGAAGAAGACGGCGTTAACCAAAAACAGCTAGCTAAAAAGGTTGACAAAGATCAGGCAACTTTAGTTCGAATACTAGACATTCTTGAAAGGAAAAAACTAGTAATACGCAAAAAAAGTACTGAAGACAGGCGCTCATTTTTAATTTACGTTACACCTGAAGGTAAAAAATTAAAACAGGAAGTATATCCATTCATTGAACACTTATTTACAAACATTACAAATGAAATTTCAAAAGATCAATTAGATTTATTTATAGACACTCTAAATAAATTTGAAAAAAACATATCTGTAGAAGAGAAGAAAATTAGCAAAAAATAA
- the larA gene encoding nickel-dependent lactate racemase, with the protein MAKIELPYHKKIIEAEIDDNNLLGILESKASEYKAEIGQLEIVEKALDNPVNSSKLEQLAENKKNIVIISSDHTRPVPSKIIMPELLRRIRSTNSDANITILVATGLHRATTRQELVDKYGEDIVKNEKIVIHDAQNEDNLVKIGTLPSGGELIVNKLAVEADLLIAEGFIESHCFAGFSGGRKSVLPGIASAKTILANHCAEFVAHPSARVGNLKGNPVHKDMLYAAKKAGLAFIINVALDEDKKIINAFAGDTNDAHVKGCEFVYNLSKVSKLVGDVSISTNGGYPLDQNIYQSVKGMAAAEANCRDGGVIIMVSACSQGHGGETFYNNLANLNTPEEFLKKVSEVSRNKTVPDQWASQMLASILSKHTVIVVTDMCDSKIIKNMHMQQADTFEEALERAYDIVGKDAKVVVIPDGLGVIVD; encoded by the coding sequence ATGGCTAAAATAGAATTACCATACCATAAAAAAATAATAGAAGCTGAAATAGATGACAACAACTTACTTGGTATACTTGAATCAAAAGCAAGCGAATATAAAGCAGAGATTGGCCAATTGGAAATAGTAGAAAAAGCTCTTGACAATCCTGTAAATTCATCTAAACTTGAACAATTGGCTGAGAATAAGAAAAATATAGTTATAATAAGCAGCGATCATACAAGACCTGTTCCTAGTAAAATTATTATGCCTGAACTTTTAAGAAGAATAAGGAGCACAAATTCTGATGCTAATATTACTATACTAGTTGCTACAGGCCTTCATAGGGCGACTACTAGGCAGGAACTTGTAGATAAATATGGAGAAGATATAGTAAAAAACGAAAAGATAGTAATACATGATGCACAGAATGAAGATAATCTGGTAAAGATAGGTACATTACCATCTGGTGGAGAACTTATAGTAAATAAACTTGCAGTTGAAGCAGATCTTTTGATTGCAGAAGGATTTATAGAATCTCATTGTTTTGCTGGCTTTTCAGGAGGTAGAAAGAGTGTGCTGCCTGGAATAGCCTCTGCCAAGACCATCCTGGCAAATCACTGTGCAGAATTTGTAGCACATCCTTCTGCAAGAGTTGGCAATTTAAAAGGTAATCCTGTTCATAAGGACATGCTATATGCAGCTAAAAAGGCAGGATTGGCTTTTATAATAAATGTAGCACTAGATGAAGATAAAAAGATAATAAATGCTTTTGCAGGTGATACGAATGATGCCCATGTAAAAGGCTGTGAATTTGTGTATAATTTATCAAAAGTGAGTAAATTAGTAGGTGATGTTTCCATTTCTACTAACGGAGGGTATCCGCTTGACCAAAATATATATCAATCCGTTAAGGGGATGGCAGCAGCTGAGGCCAATTGTAGGGATGGCGGCGTAATAATAATGGTGTCTGCTTGCAGTCAAGGTCATGGTGGTGAAACCTTTTATAATAATTTAGCTAATTTGAATACCCCAGAAGAATTCTTAAAAAAAGTTTCAGAAGTTTCCAGAAATAAAACTGTGCCTGATCAGTGGGCATCTCAGATGCTTGCGAGTATACTTTCCAAACATACAGTAATTGTTGTAACAGATATGTGTGATTCTAAAATAATAAAGAATATGCACATGCAGCAGGCAGATACTTTTGAAGAAGCTCTAGAAAGGGCATATGATATTGTGGGGAAAGATGCTAAAGTTGTGGTTATACCAGATGGACTTGGGGTAATTGTAGACTAA
- a CDS encoding MDR family MFS transporter, producing the protein MEERLEESIYEERNYNVVPITVALIMAGFLCMLNETLLNMALKNLMVQFSISANTVQWLSTGYMLIMGIAIPVSALLIQSFTTKQLFLTSVTIFLLGTIISGFSTAFSILLVGRLIQAIGTGILIPNIVNTLLIINPIEKRGKALGIFNLVMFCAPAIGPTLSGLIIQALNWRWLFFIILPFSVISLALGYKYVENVTELTKPPIDLLSIILSTIGFGGFIYGVSNIGSSYTYLIAAPIIISCIALAIFVLRQLHMSEPVLDMHPFKESMFSLGCILMIIMHMINFATMLILPMFLEGALGLTAFTAGLLMLPGGFINGIISPISGHLYDKFGPKALIIPGYAISTITFFLLSRFVSMSITIPVIIVLHCLSLIAVGLINTPIQTNSLNQLSPKYYPHGTAIMNTLQQIAGAFGTSLFVAIMSASQKKYLFAAGNPSNTKSQALSLVFGVKHAFTIETFVLVIALILSLFIANNAINKKSKSTRA; encoded by the coding sequence ATGGAAGAACGTTTAGAAGAATCAATTTATGAAGAAAGGAATTATAATGTAGTACCAATAACTGTCGCACTAATCATGGCAGGATTTTTGTGTATGTTAAATGAAACCTTACTAAATATGGCATTAAAAAATTTAATGGTTCAATTTAGTATATCTGCAAATACTGTACAATGGCTTAGTACAGGATATATGCTTATTATGGGAATAGCAATTCCTGTTTCTGCATTACTTATTCAAAGTTTTACAACAAAACAGCTATTTCTAACCTCTGTAACGATATTTTTGCTTGGAACAATTATAAGTGGCTTCTCTACAGCTTTTTCAATTTTACTAGTAGGCCGATTAATTCAGGCTATTGGAACTGGTATTTTAATACCAAATATAGTAAATACTTTATTGATTATAAACCCTATAGAAAAACGTGGAAAAGCTCTTGGTATATTTAATCTTGTAATGTTTTGTGCACCAGCTATTGGGCCAACTCTTTCTGGCTTAATTATTCAAGCTCTCAACTGGAGATGGTTATTCTTTATAATACTACCTTTTTCAGTTATATCTTTAGCTTTAGGTTACAAATATGTCGAAAATGTAACAGAACTTACAAAACCACCTATAGATCTTTTATCAATTATACTTTCTACTATAGGATTCGGCGGATTTATATACGGTGTTAGTAATATTGGAAGCTCTTATACATATTTAATAGCAGCTCCTATAATTATTTCTTGTATAGCATTAGCCATATTTGTACTGCGTCAATTACACATGAGTGAACCTGTGTTGGACATGCATCCATTTAAAGAATCTATGTTTAGCCTTGGCTGTATACTTATGATAATTATGCACATGATTAACTTTGCTACTATGCTTATTTTGCCAATGTTTCTTGAAGGCGCTCTGGGTTTAACCGCATTTACTGCTGGTCTTTTAATGTTACCAGGTGGATTTATAAACGGAATTATATCACCAATTTCAGGTCATTTATATGACAAATTTGGTCCTAAAGCACTAATTATACCTGGATATGCAATATCAACTATTACATTCTTTTTACTTTCACGTTTTGTATCTATGAGTATAACTATTCCTGTTATTATTGTGCTCCATTGTTTATCTCTAATAGCTGTTGGACTTATAAATACTCCTATACAAACTAATAGTTTAAATCAATTATCTCCAAAATACTATCCTCATGGAACTGCTATAATGAACACCTTACAGCAAATAGCAGGAGCATTCGGAACTTCTTTATTTGTTGCCATAATGAGTGCATCCCAAAAAAAATACTTATTTGCTGCAGGCAATCCATCTAATACAAAGAGTCAAGCTTTAAGTTTAGTATTCGGAGTAAAGCACGCTTTTACAATTGAAACTTTCGTTCTTGTTATTGCTTTAATTTTATCTTTATTTATAGCAAATAATGCTATTAATAAAAAATCTAAAAGTACCAGAGCCTAA
- a CDS encoding response regulator transcription factor gives MNKNINILIVEDDTDINKLLCRILEKNNYNVRRAFSGTEAEMCIEKYDFQLVLLDLMLPGITGEKLIEKIRKIKTMPVIVISAKTAQETKIEVLKLGADDFISKPFDVEEVLARVCAQLRRYMIFSNSNEKQNILTYKNMTLDRENHKIFINSQEVVLTIREFCILELLMSYPKKVFTKANLFEHVWKDKFISDDNTINVHMSNLRSKIAKIDPDTEYIHTVWGIGFKMKD, from the coding sequence ATGAACAAAAATATAAACATTTTAATAGTAGAAGATGATACAGATATAAATAAGTTATTATGCAGAATACTAGAAAAAAACAATTACAATGTCCGTAGGGCATTTTCAGGTACCGAAGCTGAAATGTGTATTGAAAAATATGACTTTCAGCTAGTCTTACTTGATTTGATGCTACCTGGCATTACAGGAGAAAAGCTTATAGAAAAAATACGAAAGATTAAAACTATGCCTGTCATTGTAATATCTGCAAAAACAGCTCAAGAAACAAAAATTGAAGTCTTAAAACTAGGAGCAGATGATTTCATATCAAAACCTTTCGATGTAGAAGAAGTACTGGCAAGAGTTTGTGCCCAACTTAGAAGGTATATGATATTTTCAAACTCAAATGAAAAACAAAACATATTAACCTATAAAAATATGACCTTAGACCGGGAAAATCACAAAATTTTTATAAATTCTCAGGAAGTAGTATTAACTATAAGGGAATTTTGTATACTAGAACTTCTAATGTCTTACCCCAAAAAAGTATTTACAAAAGCTAATTTATTTGAACATGTATGGAAAGACAAATTTATAAGTGATGATAACACCATAAATGTGCATATGAGCAACCTTCGCTCCAAAATAGCTAAAATTGACCCGGACACAGAATACATACATACTGTTTGGGGAATAGGTTTTAAGATGAAAGATTAA
- a CDS encoding methionine ABC transporter ATP-binding protein, with the protein MIDINNVGKSFNNKSVLKSINLHIQEGEIFGIVGHSGAGKSTLLRCLNGLESYDTGSIKVMDKEVKDLKGKEIRTFRKNLGMIFQNFNLLNRKNVYDNISLPLEVWGLEKSKIKTRVKELLNLVGLSDKAKSMPSELSGGQKQRVAIARALALNPSILLCDEATSALDPNTTKSILELLRKINNEFKITIVVVTHQMEVIKEICSKIAIIDEGEIKTSGNVEEIFLKPGKNLKKLLGNDSLLPDEGINIRIFFPKEISQDNLITSMAIDLNIKFSIVWGKLERFRSDVLGSLVINVNDKDKESICDYLSSKNVNWEVE; encoded by the coding sequence TTGATAGATATTAATAATGTAGGCAAAAGTTTTAACAATAAAAGTGTGCTGAAAAGTATAAATCTTCATATACAAGAAGGTGAAATATTTGGAATAGTTGGTCACAGTGGTGCTGGAAAATCTACGCTTTTAAGGTGCTTGAATGGTCTTGAAAGCTATGACACAGGAAGCATAAAGGTAATGGATAAAGAAGTAAAAGACTTAAAAGGTAAAGAAATAAGGACTTTTAGAAAAAACCTGGGAATGATATTTCAAAATTTTAATTTGTTAAACAGAAAAAATGTATATGATAATATCTCACTTCCGCTTGAAGTCTGGGGATTAGAAAAAAGTAAAATAAAAACAAGGGTAAAGGAATTGCTAAATTTAGTAGGCCTTAGTGATAAAGCAAAGAGCATGCCCTCTGAATTAAGCGGCGGACAAAAACAAAGAGTAGCTATTGCAAGAGCTTTGGCACTAAATCCAAGTATACTTCTTTGTGACGAAGCTACATCTGCCCTTGATCCAAATACTACAAAGTCAATACTTGAGCTTTTAAGAAAAATAAACAATGAATTTAAAATAACTATAGTAGTAGTAACTCATCAGATGGAGGTTATAAAAGAAATATGCAGTAAAATTGCCATTATTGATGAAGGTGAAATAAAAACTTCGGGAAATGTAGAAGAAATATTTTTAAAACCAGGGAAAAATCTAAAGAAGCTGCTTGGAAATGATAGTTTACTTCCGGATGAAGGTATAAACATAAGAATATTCTTTCCTAAGGAAATAAGCCAGGATAATTTGATAACCTCTATGGCTATAGATTTGAACATAAAATTTTCTATAGTATGGGGAAAACTTGAAAGATTTCGCAGTGATGTTTTAGGAAGTCTGGTTATAAATGTAAATGATAAAGATAAGGAAAGTATATGCGATTATCTTTCTTCAAAAAATGTTAATTGGGAGGTAGAGTAA